Genomic window (Candidatus Polarisedimenticolaceae bacterium):
CGTGGCACACGTCCGGCGTCGCCGGGTTGTTGTCGTCGTCGACGAGCAGGCACTGGCTCTTCTTCGTGTACGTGTCCCCGGTGTAGTACGTCCAGTTGCCCGAGAGCCACAGGTGCGGCCTCTCGAACGCGTACGTCCCCTGGATCTTGATCTGGTTCGTGGGGTCGTGCGTGAGATGCCCGTTCCAGTTGATCTTCGAGTTGGGTGTGTCGAGGAACGGGCTCGGTCCGGCGTCCTGCCCTCCGCTGTCCGACGCTCCGTCGAACCCGACGTTGTCGGTCGTTCCCGTCGTCTTCGAGTAGACGTAGGAGATCTGCCCCTGCCAGTTCTTCTTGAAGTTCTTCGTCAGCGTGAACATCGCGCCCTTGAAGGTGCGCGTGAGCCCCGAGGGATTCGTCACGAGCAGCGTGTCGGTGTCGAAGTTGTTCCAGTCGTACATCGTCACGGTTTGACCGGTCGAGACGAAGTTCCCCGCCGCGTCCTGGACGCCGACGTGTCCGGTCACCGGCGTGTAGTTCGGGTGCTGGGCGATCGTCTCGACGAACTGTTTCCACGTTCGATAGATGCCGGTGACCGAGAAGACCATGCCCATCGGCAGTCCTCGGTCGTAGCCGAGGACGACCTGATCCATGTACGGTTGTTTCAAGTTCGGATCGATCGCGTAGGTCTTCGTTCTCACGGGGAACGTCTGGACCGCCCCGCTGTCCCAGTCGATGACCTTCTGGCTGTCCTGGAACGCCCCGGGATCGACCCAGTAGTAGTACGTCGCGTGCAAGCCGGCGTAGTAGCGCCCGGCGTGGAACTTGAGGAGGTTCTGGTTGTCCCCGGTGATGTTCCACGCGAGGCCGAGCCGCGGCGCGATCCCCATGTACGCGTACACCTTGCCGAGCGTGGGCACGCGTCCCTGGTAGTAGTCGAGGCGCACGCCCGGGTTGATCGTCAGCCTCGGCGTGATCTGCCAGTCGTCCTGGGCGAATCCGCTGACCCGCTCGTTCGTCGCCTTCACGTCGTAGGCCGCGCCGTAGTAGTGCGCCGTGCCGTAGCCCCCGACGCCGGTGCCGGGATCGGTCCCGTAGTAGTTGTTGTAGATCCACTGGCCGGTCGGGTAGCCGTAGCGGCTGCGGAGCGTCGACCGCTCGACCTCCATCCCGAACTTGAAGTCGTGCGTCCCGCCCCAGTCGGCGACGTGCTGGGAGATCGACGCGTTGATCTGATTACGCCCGCGATCCGCCTTGTACCAGTAATACGAGTTTTGGCTGTAGAGTCCGGTGATCCCGTCGTAGAGCCCGGGCTGGCCGTAGCCCACGGTCGGGTCGAGGTAGTAGTAGCCCTCGTACCCCTGGAAGGTGACGTCCAGGATCGTGTTGTTCGTGAGCACCGACTTCCAGGCGACGTTCCAGACCCATTCGGGAGCCGTCTCGTGGACGGTCGCCTCCTCGGGGGTGATGAGATCGCCGCCGCGATTCTTGACGTCGTAGTAGTCCCACTCGACCCACGCGTCGAAGTTGTTGTTCGCGTTGATCTGCCAGCTGATCTTCCCGAATCCGCGGGGTGACTTGGTGGTGATGTCCGGTCCGCCGTTGTTCGTCACCTCGTTGAAGTACTGGCCGGAGATGTACCACCAGAGCTTGTCCTTGACGAACGGCCCCCCGAAGTTGGCCGTCGTGTTGAGGTACTTCGCCTCGGTCGGGTTCGCTCCGGCCGGGGCGTTGTTCGACCACGCCAGGTTGTCGTCGGTGTAGTAGGCGTCGACGAGGCCGTGGAAGAGGTTGCTTCCGGACTTCGTCGTGCTGTTGAACATCACGCCGGTGAAGCCGCCGTACTCGGCCGGGGCGCCGAGCCCCGCCAGCTCGACCTGGTCGATGATGTTGAAGTTCACGAACGACCACGCCGAGCCGGCCTCGGGATCCGAGGTGTCGACGCCGTCGATGTTCCAGGCGACCCCGGTGTCGGAGGCGCCGCCATAGGCGACCGTATTGTTGATGCCGGGTGCGAGGTTCAAAGCGTCGGGCTGGAATTGGCTCGCGGGGATGTTCGCGAGAACCTCGTTCGACAGGATGCTCTTCGTCTCGGGGCTCGTCACGTCGATGTTCGGCGGCTCGCCGGTCACCGTCACCGTCTCCTGGCCCGCGAACGGCGTGAGATCGAGGTGAAGGTCGAGTGTTCCGCCGACCTGGATCCGGACATCCTCCCGCTTGAGCGTCTTGTAGCCGGCCATGACGACCGTGACCGTGTACATGCCCGGTGCGATCTCGGGGAACCGGAACCCGCCCTTCGCGTCGGTCGCCGTCGATCGCGCGCCGCCGATGAGCTGGGGGCTCTCGATCGTGACCGCGGCGCCGATGATGGCGCCGCCGTCTTGGCCGCGCACCATTCCCGTGATGGCCGAAGTAGTCTTGCTCTGAGCGAAAGCGCCCGCGTGCATCGCGAAGAGCAAGCACGCGACGGCGGCGAGCCGTACGGCATGGGTCAGTCTCATCGTCTCCTCCCGGTCGTGACCGGACCGTAACATCGGGCGGATCGATGAGACAACAGGAATTTGCGTTTCGACGTCGATGGGTTACGCCGACACGCGCCTTCTACAATGGGTCGATGCGCCCTCCAGGTCGCGACCTTGGTCCGCAGCGCCGTCCCCGATGGCCGGTGCTGCTGCTCCTCTCACTTGTTATCTACGCATGCGGAGAGCGCCGGACGGGGCTCGGCGCATTGCCGCGCGGCATCCATGCCGCGAACCTGAACCTCGTCGTCGTCACACTCGACACGACGCGGGCCGATCGCATCGGGTGCTACGGCGCCAAAAATGTGGCCACGCCGCACCTCGACGCCCTGGCGAAAGACGGTGTGCGGTTCACGCGCGCGGTCTCGCCGATGCCGCTGACCTTGCCGGCGCACTGCACGATCTTCACCGGGCTCCTCCCCGGCGCGCACGGCGTCCGCGACAACGGCGGGTTCAAGCTGTCGCCGGAGCACGTCACCCTCGCGGAGGTGCTCGAGGAGCGCGGGTTCGCGACCGGCGGGTTCGTCTCGGCGTTCGTGCTCGATCATCGCTGGGGGATCGCGCAGGGGTTCGACACCTACTTCGACGACTTCGACCTGAAGCAGCAGGAGAAGCTGTCGATGGGCGACATCCAGCGGCCGGGGAACGAGACGGTCGACCATGCCGTCGCGTGGCTGCGGACGGTCAAAGACAAGCGCTTCTTCGCCTGGATCCACCTCTACGACCCGCACGCGCCGTATGCGCCGCCGGAGCCCTATCGATCGCAGTACCGCGATCGCCCGTACGACGGCGAGATCGCGTGGACCGATGAGCTCGTCGGACGGATCTTGGCGTCGCTCCGCGATCTCGGCGTCGCCGACCGCACCGTCGTCGCGGTGCTCGCCGATCACGGCGAGAGCCTCGGCGAGCACGGCGAGCACGGCCACGGCTACTTCGTCTACGAGCAGGTGACGCACATCCCGCTCCTGTTGGTGACGCCGTACTCCGGCACGCGCGGCAAGGTCGTCGACGCGGTCGTGAAGTCGATCGACCTGGCGCCGACGCTCCTCGACCTGCTCGGCGTCGCCGGGGTGACGCTCGGGACCGGCTCGAGCGCGGTGCCGCTCGTCACAGGCGCGTCGGCGGCGGGAGGCGACGGGTACAGCGAGTCGTTCTACGCGCGCCTCCACTACGGCTGGAGCGAGCTGCGCGCGGTGCGCACGAAGCGGTGGCACTTCATCGAGGCGCCGAAGGCGGAGCTGTACGACCTCGACGCCGACCCGGGCGAGACGACGAACGTGGCATCAAGGGAGCTCGACGTCATCGACCGCCTGCGTGGATCGCTCGGCGAGTTCGAGAAGGAGTCGATCGCGAAGCTCGCCGCGGCGGCGCCGGTCGAGGAGGACGAGGAGACGCTCAAGAAGCTCGCTTCGCTCGGCTACGTCGGCGGCACGACCGACACGTCGGGCAAGTCGTGGCGCGATCTCCCCGATCCGAAGGATCGCCTCCCCGTCTACGACGACATGAACCACGTGCGCGAGCTGGTCAAGGACGGGAAGGAAGCCGAGGCGGTGCCGATCCTCCAGGCGATCCTCGCGAAGGCGCCCGAGGTCATCGACGCGTATTACACGCTCGGCAACTGCCTCGCGAAGGACCACAAGTTCACCGAGGCCGCGGCGTACTACAAGAAGACGCTCGAGCTGCGGCCCGACCACGATTACGCGATGATCGGCCTCGCCGACATGCTCGTCGCCGAGGGCAAGGTCGACGACGCGATCGCCGGGTACACGCACTTCCTGAGCCAGGATCCGAAGAACGCGCAGATCCTCTACCGTCTGGCGCAGGTGCAGCTCGACGACGGCCGCGATGCCGACGCCGCGGCGAACTTCAAGAAGACGCTCGACGCGGAGCCGCGAACGGCGCGCGCCGAGGTCGGCCTCGGTGTCGTGGCTTTCCACCAGGGGCGCTCGGACGAGGCGGCCCTCGGCCTGAAGAAGGCGCTCGCGATCGACCCGAAGGCGCGGTGGGCGCGCTACAACCTGGCGTTGATCGCGGAGGCACGGAAGGACGTGCAGGGGGCGATCGCGGGCTACCGCGCCGAGATCGCCGACTACCCGGACGCTTACAAGGCGCAGTTCAACCTGGGAATCCTCCTGGGGAAGTCGGGGGATCTCCCGGGCGCCGTCGCCGCGCTCCAGGCCTGCGTCACCCACGAGCCCAACTGGCCGATCGGCCGCTTCTACCTCGCCAAGGCGCTCATCTTGAGCGGTGACGTGCCTGGTGCCAAGGACCAAGCGCTCCGGGGTCTCGCAATCGACGACAAGTCGTCGTACGCCGCGGTCGGCCATTACGTCCTCGCCGACGTCTACAACCGCAGCGGCGATGCCGCCCTCGCGCGCTCCGAGATGAACAAGGCAGCGGCGCTGGACAGGAATTAAGGGGACAGCTACCGAATTCTCAAACTAACCACCCTTCGACTTTGGGTGAGAATTCGGTAGCTGTCCTCTTGATTTCAGAGCTTGGCGACGGCGGTCTTTCTCCGGAGCTGCAAGACGAGGGCGTCGGGATCGACGAGGACGCGCTCGGGCGCGAACGCGCAGTGGATCGTGACGTCCTTCGATTCGCCCTTCGCCAGGGTCACGGTCGCGCGCGCGTCCTTGTAGTCGTTCGAGGCCACGCCCTTGTCGTCGAAGCGCTCGGCCTTCGTCGCCGCCGCGATCTCGACCGGCATCGTCGCGGAACCCTTGTTCGTCACCTTCACGGTGACGTCCCAGCCGCCGTTCGCCTCGGTCTTCTTCGCGCCGTCGAGCGTGTACTCGGACACGACGACGTCGTTGAACCATTGTTGGATGAACGCGTCGTACGCCGCGGCGTCCGGTGCGTACGGGCGCAGGAACGCCGTCAGATCTTGCAGCACCGGATGATCGGGGTTGTCGTCGTACGCCGTCTGGAAATCGTGGAGGCCGTGGAGCAGATTGTCGCGCCCCATCTGCTGCTGGAGCATCCAGACGACCCAGCCCATCTTGTCGTAGGTCACGGTCGTGTCGCCGGGCTTCGAGCCGTCGATCTTCACCATCGGCTTCTCGGAGTCGACCTGCCGGCTCTCGCCGTAGCGCTCCTCGATGCGCTTGCAGAACTCGATGCGCGGGCCCACGCCCTTGACCTGCTCGGTCAGGAGGATCGTGGAGTAGTGCGACATCCCCTCCGAGAGCAGGTTGCCGCCGGGCCCCTTGCCGGGGAGGAGCAGGTTGCCCCACCACTGGTGTGCCGATTCGTGCGCGGCGATCGTGAACGGGGCGTCGCCGGTCTTCTCCTGCTGCGTCAAGAAGCCGATCGACTCCGAGAACGTGATGTCGGTCGCGAACCCCTGCGCGTACGTCGCGAGGCCGGGGAACTCCGACAGCTTCAGCTCCTGCCACGGATACTCGTGGAACCACTGCGCGTAGTACTTCCTCGCGCCGTTCAGCCCCGCCAGCAGCTCGTCGATGTTGTAGTCGTGGCCGGGATAGTAGTAGATCGCCGTCCCCTCGCCCTGTTTCACGGCCCACTTTCCGGCGACGACGTTGAACATCCGGACCTTGCGGTCGGTCTTCCAGACGGCGGTTCTCATGCCGTTCTCGACCTTGTCGGACTCGAGGATGCCGACCGAGTTGTAGCGATACTCCTCCGGCCCGGTGATCTCGATGCGCGCGGTGAACGCGGAGCCGCTGCCGAACGCCGGGTCGGTCTGGCCCACGTAGAAGTCGTCGGGGTAGACCTTGGTCTCATAGCGGTTCTTCTCTTCCTCGATTCCGATCCCCTCGTCGTAGCCGACCTCCGGCGCGAACGAGGGGCCGAACCCGGTGAGCACGACGCCGGCGGGGAAGATGAACTCGTCCGATCCGCCGCCGTTCTTCGTCGCACCCTTCGGGAAGGTCCCTTCATAGGCGAAACCGACGTCGATCGTCTCGCCGGGACCGAGCGGCTTCGGCGGCGTGAACGCGAAGAGCGACGTCCGGTTCTCCGGCTTGTACTCCTTCCCACCCATGGTCCACTTCGGCTCGGTCCAGTGGAAGCCGCCGGTGAGCGCGAACCGCGCGAGCGGCTTGTCGTGCGGGTTCGAGAGCGTGTAGCCGCCCTCGACCGCGAAATGGCGCTTCTCCGGATCGAGCTTGAGCTTCATCTTGAGGTCGACGATCTCGGGCTGCGGCGCGTCCTTCCACGTGGCGAGGTTCTGCTTCCAGTAATCGTGCGCCTTCTTCTTCGCGGCTTCGGATTCCTCGCCGCGTCCGATCATGACGCCCAAGGTCGACGCGAGGACGAGCGGCACGAGCGCATACGGCGAAAGGCTGAGCGCGCTCCCGAAGAGCGCCCGCGGCCGCAGGCGGTGGATGATCCGCACCGGATCCGCGTCGCGCCGCCCGTGGAACCTCACCGCGACGACGACGAAGAGCGCGGCGAGCGAGAGGACGAGCACCCGGTTCAGGACGATCGCCGTGCGATCCATCTGGTACGGGCCCATGTCGGTCCAGCGCAGGGCGCCCCAGAGATTCCAGTTGAAGACCCAGCTCATGTGGCCGCGGACCTGCGCCCACCCGCTCGCGGCGAGCGCGATGAGCCCGATGCCGTAGGTGGCGTAGCGGCTCTGCGTGATCGACACGGCCGCCATCACGAAGCAGCTCCAGACGAGGAACGTCGGGACGAGGAGGAGGCCCCACGTCAGCAGGAACGGAAAGATCGCGAGCGAGACCTTGCCTTGCACGAGGATGATGATCGCGGAGCCGATGAAGCAGCCGGCGAGAACCGCGATGCCGACGACGGCGTTCGCCACCGACTTGCCGAAGAGAACGGAGGCCGTCCTCACCGGCGTCGCGTCGAAGATCGCGGCGAGCCCCGTGTTCCTCTCCCTCTGGTGCGACTCGACCGTGTAGAAGAGGAGGAGGAAGGAGACGAGGAGGGTGAGCGTGTTCATCATGCGCACGGCGACCGTTCCCGGCGTCGCGAGCACGTACGTGCCGAACGGGCCGAGCGCGGTGAAGTTCGCGCCGATCGTCTGGATGAGGATGAGCGGGACGAAGAGGTAGAGACCGGGCGCGTGCGCCAGCTCCCTGAGCTCGGTGCGGGCGACCTCCATCGCCCCCTGCCAGAACCGCGGAGGCACCGTGCGCATCGCCAGCGCGCCCAGGGGCGCCGTCGCGATCTGCGGGCGCGCGAGTGCGGGCGGCGCCGAAGGGGCCGCGGCGACGAGGCGGCGCTTCTCGGCCGGCGAGACCTCGCCGCGCATCGTGCGTGCGAAGTGACGCTCGGCGAGGACGAACGAGAGGAGCGCGACGCCCAGCATCGCGGCGCGGCTGACCCAGAAGACCGCGTCGAACGGGATCGTCCCCTTGTTGTAGAAATCGACCCCGCGATCGACCTTGAGGTGGGTCTCGTTGAGCCAGCGGAACCCCGCCGGGTCGAGCGCCATCAGGAGCTTGTTCCACTTCGGGTCGAGCCACGTCGGCGACCAGTTCCACAGGAAGAACGCGCAGACCAGCAGCATGGCGACCGGGAGGACGAAGACGAGGATCGGCTTCCGCCACCGGAGCCCGACGGCGAACGAGGTGAAGGCGATGAAGAGGATCGTCGGCATCGCGAAGAGGAGGGCCGGGACGGTGTAGGCGACGACGGTGAACGGACCGCGGATCTCGTCGGCTTTCGCGTTCGGGAACCACTGATACGCCACGATCGCGAAGAGCTGCTGGATCGCGAGCACGGCGGCAAACGCCGCGATCACCGCGAGGAGCTTGCCCCACACGTATTCGTGCGGCGTGAGCGGGGTCGCGTGGAGGACCTCGCCGACCTTGCGCTCGTCGTCCTGGATGACGGCCATCCCGGCGCCCACCGCGACGAAGAATGTGTAGAAGAGCAACGTGATGACGCTCAGCGTGAACGCGATCGCGAATTCGGAGGTGATCCACGCCTTTCGGCCGCCTACCGACGCGTCGCCGCTGTCGATCCGCACGTTGCCGGTCGACAGGCCCCAGACGACGAGGATCATGATGACGACCAAGATCCATGTCAGCGGCCGCCGCGCGTGGAGCGCGAGATCGGTCTTGAAGACGAGCCAGAGCCGCCGGAAGCTCACGACAGGACCTCGTCCTTGAACCCCACTCCGGTCATGAGCACGAAATAGGCGTCCTCGAGGTTCGGCTCGACGGGCGCGAAGCCGTCCGGGGGCACACCGCCGCCGTTCTGGTAGACGCGCACCTGGTTCCGGCCCTCGACGAGGATCGACTGCGTCACGCGGTGCCGCTGGCCGATGTCGTCCAGATGCTCGCGCGAGTCGGCGACGCCCTGGTAGATGCGCCCCTGGATCAGCGAGCGCGCCTCGGCCGGGGTCGTGAGCGCGACGACGCGGCCGCCGCGGATCACGGCGAAGCGCGAGCAGAGGACGGAGACGTCCTCGACGATGTGCGTCGAAAGGATCACGATCCGGTCGGCCGCGAGCTCGGCGAGCAGGCGGTAGAAGCGGAAGCGCTCCTCGGGGTCGAGTCCCGCCGTCGGCTCGTCGACGATGATGAGCCGCGGGTTCCCGGCGATCGCCTGCGCGAGCCCGAGGCGCTGGCGCATCCCGCCCGAGTACCCCTTGACCTTCCGCTTCGCCGCGAACGAGAGGTTGACCCGGTCGAGGAGCTCCGCGACGAGCGCCTTCATCCCGCCCCGCGCCTCGACCCCCTTCAGCTCGAGGAGGTGCCGCAGCATCGCCTCGCCGGTGAGGTGCGGGTAGAAGCCGAATTCCTGCGGGAGGTACCCGAGGCGAGCCCACACGTGCTGCGGGTTCTCGGTGACCTCGACGCCGTCGAGCACGACGCTGCCCGACGTCGGCTCGAGGAGGCCGGCGACGATACGCATGAGGGTCGTCTTGCCGGCGCCGTTCGGTCCCAGGAGGCCGAACATCCCTCCCGAGATCGTGAGGCTCACTCCCTGGAGCGCGGCGACGGGACCCGGATAGACCTTGACGAGATCGCGGAGCTCGAGCATGTCGTGCCTCCCCTTCTTTCTTCCCCCGTGTAAACGGCCCGCCGGGGAGAAGGGTTTCGGCCCTTAGAATCCACGCCGTGGAAACGGCGGTCGCCACTTCCGGATTGCGGCGCATCTTCGGCGAGTTCGTCGCGGTGGACGGCATCGACCTCGCGGTGCCGCGCGGGTCGGTCTACGGCTTCCTCGGCCCCAACGGCGCCGGAAAATCGACCACGATCAAGTGTCTCACCGGCCTTCTCGCCCCGAGCGCCGGCTCGATCACCCTGCTCGGGATCGACCCCATCGCCGACCCGATCGCGGCCAAGCGGCAGGTCGGCGTCGTCCCCGAGGACCTCGCCCTCTTCGAGCAGCTGACCGCCGCGGAGACGCTCGCGTTCGTCGGCCAGGTCCACGGCCTCTCCGCCGACACGGTGAGGGAGCGCAGCCGCGAGCTGCTCGCGCTCATGGATCTCACCGACGCGTCGGGCCTGCTCGTCGCCGACTACTCGCACGGGATGCGGAAGAAGACCTCGCTCGCCGCGGCGCTCCTGCCCGCCCCGAAGCTCCTCTTCCTCGACGAGCCGTTCGAGGGCATCGACGCCGTCGCCAGCCGCCAGATCAAGAACCTCCTCCTCGACTACGTGAAGCACGGCGGGACGATCTTCCTGACGTCGCACATCCTCGAGGTCGTCGAGCGTCTGTGCGACCACATCGGCGTCATTCACCGCGGGCGCCTCGTCGCGCAGGGGCCGATCGACGCGCTGCGCGCGGGGACGGCGGGCGGCGAGACGCTGGAGGCGCTCTTCCTGCGCCTCGTCGACGCGCCGCGCGCGGACTCGGCGCACCTCGACTGGCTCGGCGGATGATCCGCTCGCTCCGCGCCTTCGCCTGGCTCCGCTGGCGCCTCTTCGTGAACGGCCTCAGGGGGCGCCGCCGCGATTCGCTCGAGCAGGTCTCCCGCGCGGCGCGACTGCTCGTGCTCGCGATCCTCGTCGTCGCCCTCCTCCCCGGCTCCATCCTGCTCGGCGTCCTCGCCTTCACCGGCGGCCGCGGCATGGCGCTCGGCGAGCCACACGCTGCCGCGCTCCTCATCGGGGCGCGGGGGGTCCTCGCGGTAGTCCTGATCGTCGTCCTCATCAGCCCGATCCTCCGCTTCGGCGGCGCGGCGCAATCGATGACGCGCCTCGCCCTCCTCCCGATCCCGAGGCGCGCGCTCTTCGTCACCGAGATCGCCAGCCACCTCGCCGATCCCTGGATCCTGGTCATCGTTCCCGCGCTGCTGTCGCTGCCGGCGGGCCTCGCGGCGGAGGGCGCGTTCCGCGCCGCGGCCTCGGCCCTCGTCCTCGGGATGCTCGCGCTCGTGGTCCTCGCCGCCGCCGGCAGCATGTCGGCGCTCCTCGGCGCCCTCGTCTTCCGCCACCGGCGCCTCGGGGAGATGGCGAGCGTCGGCCTCCTCGTCGGGATGACCCTCCTCGCCTACGTGCCGATCCTCCGCTCGCACGGCGCGGACGCGCTCGGCGCTCCGATCAGGCTCGACCTCGAGGCGCACCCCTGGCTCGCCGCGATGCCGTGGGAGCTCTACGCGCGCGGCTTGGAGGCCGGGCTCGAGCGCGTGCCGTGGGGGACCCTTGCGGGTCTCGCCGCCACCGCCGCCGTCTTCACGCTCGCGGGCGCTCTCGCGTTTGCGCGGATCATGAGCGCCCCCGGCGACCGGCGCTCCCGGGCGAAACGCCGCGAGGAGCGCCTCCGGCGGATCCCCGGGTTGTCTCCGGCTTCCTCCGCGGTGGCGCGCGCGTTCTTCCGGCTCGTCACCCGCTCGGTCCGGGGACGCATCATCCTCTTCACGGCGCCGCTGCCTTCGTTCCTCTTCGGCTTCCTCTGGCGCGGGCGCTCGATGGGGCTCGTCGATCCCGCCTACACGGGGCTCCTCGTCGTCGCGGGCGCCGCCCTCCTCACCCTCATCTCGATGACGCCGTTCCAGTCCGACCAGTTCGCCGTCGATCGCGCGGGGCTGACCCTGACCTTCCTCACGCCGATCAGCGGGAACGAGATCGTCGTGGGCAAGGCGGCCGCCGCCCTGGGAGCCTTCGCGATGCCGGTCGCGGGCGGATTGACGATCGCGATCGTCCTCTACCCCCACGGATCCCCGGTCGTGTGGCTCGGGGCGATCCTCTGCGTGTTCGCGGCGTTCCTCGCGCAGTCGCCGGTCGCCGCGTTCATCGCCGCCGTCCTCCCGGCGCCGTTCGATCTCACGCGCCTGCGCGGCGGGAACCCGCACCCGCTCGCGTCGATCGTCACGTCCCTCGTCTCGGTGATCGCTTTCGCGGCGTGCGCCGGCGTCTTCACGAGCGCGCTCGCGCTCACCGGGTCGCGGTGGGGCGGTCTCGCGGCGGCGATCGCCGTGTTCGCCGCGGCGGCGGCGATCGCGCGCGCGGGCTGGCCGCTCGCGGGACGGGCGCTCGACGCGCGCCGCGAGAACCTCGCGATGATGGCCCAGGGCCGGTGAGCCGGAAGGCCGACCCGGTCGAGATCGCGTTCCACCGCGCCGTGCGCGGGCTCGTCCCCGACGGCGCGCCGCTCGTCGTCGCGGTCTCGGGGGGCGGAGACTCGGTGGCGCTCCTCCACCTCGTCGGCCCGTACGCCGCGCGACACGGCATCGCGGTGACCGTCGCTCACCTCGATCACGGCCTCAGGCGCGGGTCGGCCGCCGACCGGCGGTTCGTCGAGGCGCTCGCGGCGACGCTCCGTCTTCCCGTCGTTGCCGAGCGTTGTCTCGTGAAGGGCGAGAGGCGCCGCGACGAATCGCTCGAGGAGGCGGCGAGGCGTGTGCGCCGCGCGTTCCTGATGCGTGCGGCAGAGAGGAGCGGCGCCTCGCTCGT
Coding sequences:
- a CDS encoding TonB-dependent receptor produces the protein MRLTHAVRLAAVACLLFAMHAGAFAQSKTTSAITGMVRGQDGGAIIGAAVTIESPQLIGGARSTATDAKGGFRFPEIAPGMYTVTVVMAGYKTLKREDVRIQVGGTLDLHLDLTPFAGQETVTVTGEPPNIDVTSPETKSILSNEVLANIPASQFQPDALNLAPGINNTVAYGGASDTGVAWNIDGVDTSDPEAGSAWSFVNFNIIDQVELAGLGAPAEYGGFTGVMFNSTTKSGSNLFHGLVDAYYTDDNLAWSNNAPAGANPTEAKYLNTTANFGGPFVKDKLWWYISGQYFNEVTNNGGPDITTKSPRGFGKISWQINANNNFDAWVEWDYYDVKNRGGDLITPEEATVHETAPEWVWNVAWKSVLTNNTILDVTFQGYEGYYYLDPTVGYGQPGLYDGITGLYSQNSYYWYKADRGRNQINASISQHVADWGGTHDFKFGMEVERSTLRSRYGYPTGQWIYNNYYGTDPGTGVGGYGTAHYYGAAYDVKATNERVSGFAQDDWQITPRLTINPGVRLDYYQGRVPTLGKVYAYMGIAPRLGLAWNITGDNQNLLKFHAGRYYAGLHATYYYWVDPGAFQDSQKVIDWDSGAVQTFPVRTKTYAIDPNLKQPYMDQVVLGYDRGLPMGMVFSVTGIYRTWKQFVETIAQHPNYTPVTGHVGVQDAAGNFVSTGQTVTMYDWNNFDTDTLLVTNPSGLTRTFKGAMFTLTKNFKKNWQGQISYVYSKTTGTTDNVGFDGASDSGGQDAGPSPFLDTPNSKINWNGHLTHDPTNQIKIQGTYAFERPHLWLSGNWTYYTGDTYTKKSQCLLVDDDNNPATPDVCHAFPQDGIAKVRYFAEPRGDRRLPGFNELDLRLEWKPPLGKKGNLGVIADVFNVLNYTQIQSVQDRDNGSFGEPLTYNVGRYARFGIRYEF
- a CDS encoding sulfatase-like hydrolase/transferase, producing MRPPGRDLGPQRRPRWPVLLLLSLVIYACGERRTGLGALPRGIHAANLNLVVVTLDTTRADRIGCYGAKNVATPHLDALAKDGVRFTRAVSPMPLTLPAHCTIFTGLLPGAHGVRDNGGFKLSPEHVTLAEVLEERGFATGGFVSAFVLDHRWGIAQGFDTYFDDFDLKQQEKLSMGDIQRPGNETVDHAVAWLRTVKDKRFFAWIHLYDPHAPYAPPEPYRSQYRDRPYDGEIAWTDELVGRILASLRDLGVADRTVVAVLADHGESLGEHGEHGHGYFVYEQVTHIPLLLVTPYSGTRGKVVDAVVKSIDLAPTLLDLLGVAGVTLGTGSSAVPLVTGASAAGGDGYSESFYARLHYGWSELRAVRTKRWHFIEAPKAELYDLDADPGETTNVASRELDVIDRLRGSLGEFEKESIAKLAAAAPVEEDEETLKKLASLGYVGGTTDTSGKSWRDLPDPKDRLPVYDDMNHVRELVKDGKEAEAVPILQAILAKAPEVIDAYYTLGNCLAKDHKFTEAAAYYKKTLELRPDHDYAMIGLADMLVAEGKVDDAIAGYTHFLSQDPKNAQILYRLAQVQLDDGRDADAAANFKKTLDAEPRTARAEVGLGVVAFHQGRSDEAALGLKKALAIDPKARWARYNLALIAEARKDVQGAIAGYRAEIADYPDAYKAQFNLGILLGKSGDLPGAVAALQACVTHEPNWPIGRFYLAKALILSGDVPGAKDQALRGLAIDDKSSYAAVGHYVLADVYNRSGDAALARSEMNKAAALDRN
- a CDS encoding M1 family aminopeptidase — its product is MSFRRLWLVFKTDLALHARRPLTWILVVIMILVVWGLSTGNVRIDSGDASVGGRKAWITSEFAIAFTLSVITLLFYTFFVAVGAGMAVIQDDERKVGEVLHATPLTPHEYVWGKLLAVIAAFAAVLAIQQLFAIVAYQWFPNAKADEIRGPFTVVAYTVPALLFAMPTILFIAFTSFAVGLRWRKPILVFVLPVAMLLVCAFFLWNWSPTWLDPKWNKLLMALDPAGFRWLNETHLKVDRGVDFYNKGTIPFDAVFWVSRAAMLGVALLSFVLAERHFARTMRGEVSPAEKRRLVAAAPSAPPALARPQIATAPLGALAMRTVPPRFWQGAMEVARTELRELAHAPGLYLFVPLILIQTIGANFTALGPFGTYVLATPGTVAVRMMNTLTLLVSFLLLFYTVESHQRERNTGLAAIFDATPVRTASVLFGKSVANAVVGIAVLAGCFIGSAIIILVQGKVSLAIFPFLLTWGLLLVPTFLVWSCFVMAAVSITQSRYATYGIGLIALAASGWAQVRGHMSWVFNWNLWGALRWTDMGPYQMDRTAIVLNRVLVLSLAALFVVVAVRFHGRRDADPVRIIHRLRPRALFGSALSLSPYALVPLVLASTLGVMIGRGEESEAAKKKAHDYWKQNLATWKDAPQPEIVDLKMKLKLDPEKRHFAVEGGYTLSNPHDKPLARFALTGGFHWTEPKWTMGGKEYKPENRTSLFAFTPPKPLGPGETIDVGFAYEGTFPKGATKNGGGSDEFIFPAGVVLTGFGPSFAPEVGYDEGIGIEEEKNRYETKVYPDDFYVGQTDPAFGSGSAFTARIEITGPEEYRYNSVGILESDKVENGMRTAVWKTDRKVRMFNVVAGKWAVKQGEGTAIYYYPGHDYNIDELLAGLNGARKYYAQWFHEYPWQELKLSEFPGLATYAQGFATDITFSESIGFLTQQEKTGDAPFTIAAHESAHQWWGNLLLPGKGPGGNLLSEGMSHYSTILLTEQVKGVGPRIEFCKRIEERYGESRQVDSEKPMVKIDGSKPGDTTVTYDKMGWVVWMLQQQMGRDNLLHGLHDFQTAYDDNPDHPVLQDLTAFLRPYAPDAAAYDAFIQQWFNDVVVSEYTLDGAKKTEANGGWDVTVKVTNKGSATMPVEIAAATKAERFDDKGVASNDYKDARATVTLAKGESKDVTIHCAFAPERVLVDPDALVLQLRRKTAVAKL
- a CDS encoding ABC transporter ATP-binding protein — translated: MLELRDLVKVYPGPVAALQGVSLTISGGMFGLLGPNGAGKTTLMRIVAGLLEPTSGSVVLDGVEVTENPQHVWARLGYLPQEFGFYPHLTGEAMLRHLLELKGVEARGGMKALVAELLDRVNLSFAAKRKVKGYSGGMRQRLGLAQAIAGNPRLIIVDEPTAGLDPEERFRFYRLLAELAADRIVILSTHIVEDVSVLCSRFAVIRGGRVVALTTPAEARSLIQGRIYQGVADSREHLDDIGQRHRVTQSILVEGRNQVRVYQNGGGVPPDGFAPVEPNLEDAYFVLMTGVGFKDEVLS
- a CDS encoding ABC transporter ATP-binding protein; this encodes METAVATSGLRRIFGEFVAVDGIDLAVPRGSVYGFLGPNGAGKSTTIKCLTGLLAPSAGSITLLGIDPIADPIAAKRQVGVVPEDLALFEQLTAAETLAFVGQVHGLSADTVRERSRELLALMDLTDASGLLVADYSHGMRKKTSLAAALLPAPKLLFLDEPFEGIDAVASRQIKNLLLDYVKHGGTIFLTSHILEVVERLCDHIGVIHRGRLVAQGPIDALRAGTAGGETLEALFLRLVDAPRADSAHLDWLGG